The following are encoded in a window of Psilocybe cubensis strain MGC-MH-2018 chromosome 4, whole genome shotgun sequence genomic DNA:
- a CDS encoding General alpha-glucoside permease: MIPPVAESEDPTTQIPWPAARGRDLDPADDVDSHQNREAPTATITSGDQRTARAASPKRRFSTWDLITLSISMGGAQIAWTVELGYGTPFLLDLGLKEHLTSLVWLAGPISGLVAQPLIGALSDASSSKYRRRFWIGLSTVALVISTLTLAYCQEIAAFCVDVLGVGAGDWAERRQNVLKWTAIGFAIVSFYVLDFALNGLQASLRNLLLDVTPPGQLSSANAWHGRMTNAGNIVGFGFVWITCANHHEEERPKSHRRQGNTMREVFSNIATSVKNLPKPIRRVCFVQLCAFMGWFPFLFYSTTYMGQIMAYEQNKEPDAELATRTGELAMLIYSVVGVCAGTILPHLATRDRRLMGAKTDVDEDAEISRLRAMVRQWRVDAARRGQELHLPVMPFLLRNIWTGALLFFSLLTLSTFFISTVVQLLKEPPPPNRRVVPDGRRPVHARNISNPVRPSFTSERQPLIRRRSFDEYENAVDEEILPGAPLPGGTILGIHNLSIVLPQLLVALVTSIIFRVVDGPETQNAANQSDSYYGKNGVAWALRFGGLCTILGAILARRVPPTPTEKAMRRRLGEMKLLGEEVNP, encoded by the exons ATGATACCCCCCGTCGCTGAAAGTGAGGACCCTACAACTCAGATTCCGTGGCCTGCTGCCCGAGGGCGCGATTTGGACCCCGCAGATGACGTCGACAGCCATCAAAACCGCGAGGCACCTACCGCTACTATAACCAGTGGCGACCAGAGGACAGCGAGGGCCGCGTCTCCTAAACGGCGCTTCTCAACATGGGATCTTATAACGTTAAGCATCTCTATGGGAGGTGCTCAAATTGCATGGACAGTCGAACTGGG ATATGGGACACCGTTTTTGCTTGATCTTGGGCTGAAGGAACACTTGACGTCTCTTGTATGGCTGGCAGGTCCAATTAGTGGGCTTGTAGCTCAGCCACTCATAG GGGCCTTATCTGACGCTTCTTCGTCCAAGTATCGCCGCCGTTTCTGGATTGGTCTATCGACTGTTGCTCTCGTTATATCTACACTTACCCTCGCATACTGCCAGGAAATAGCGGCATTTTGCGTTGATGTCCTAGGCGTAGGCGCAGGAGATTGGGCAGAACGGCGACAGAACGTC CTGAAATGGACTGCCATCGGATTCGCCATTGTCTCTTTCTATGTTCTCGACTTCGCTTTGAACGGACTGCAGGCATCTCTTCGAAATCTACTGCTTGACGTGACACCTCCTGGGCAGCTCAGTTCTGCCAACGCCTGGCACGGACGCATGACCAATGCTGGAAATATCGTAGGTTTCGGATTTG TATGGATAACCTGCGCTAATCATCATGAGGAAGAACGTCCAAAGTCTCACAGGCGCCAAGG GAATACTATGCGGGAAGTGTTCAGTAACATTGCTACGTCGGTCAAAAACCTACCCAAACCTATTCGACGTGTCTGTTTTGTTCAACTCTGTGCATTCATGGGCTG GTTCCCCTTTCTCTTTTACTC GACGACATACATGGGTCAAATCATGGCTTATGAACAAAATAAAGAGCCAGATGCTGAACTTGCCACTAGGACAGGTGAACTTGCCATGTTGATCTACAGCGTCG TTGGTGTTTGTGCCGGAACAATTCTGCCTCATCTTGCAACTCGCGACCGACGGTTAATGGGCGCTAAAACTGATGTTGACGAAGATGCCGAGATATCACGATTAAGGGCCATGGTGCGCCAGTGGAGAGTAGATGCTGCTCGCCGAGGACAGGAACTCCATCTTCCTGTCATGCCTTTCCTTTTGCGAAATATCTGGACTGGAGCGCTCCTGTTTTTCAGTTTGCTCACCTTGTCAACGTTCTTCATCTCCACAGTGGTtcag CTTCTCAAAGAGCCTCCTCCCCCAAATCGACGGGTGGTCCCAGACGGTCGACGACCAGTGCATGCGCGCAATATTTCAAACCCAGTCCGCCCCAGCTTTACTAGTGAACGACAGCCTTTGATTCGCCGCCGCTCCTTCGACGAGTACGAGAATGCTGTCGACGAAGAAATACTACCCGGTGCACCGTTGCCTGGCGGAACTATTCTTGGCATACACAATCTTTCAATTGTTCTTCCTCAGTTGCTG GTGGCTCTAGTAACAAGCATCATTTTCCGTGTAGTGGATGGACCTGAAACACAGAACGCTGCCAATCAATCAGATTCATACTATGGCAAAAACGGAGTTGCTTGGGCTCTTCGCTTTGGTGGCCTCTGCACGATCTTAGGCGCTATTCTTGCCCGTCGGGTTCCTCCTACACCTACTGAAAAGGCCATGCGCCGACGGCTAGGCGAAATGAAACttttgggagaggaggttAACCCGTGA
- a CDS encoding Diphthine--ammonia ligase: MKYVALLSGGKDSCYNLVHCSQNGHDLIAAASLGPEPGKEELDSYLYQTVGQDAIEFVARALDVPLYRRIITGHAIEQGSEYGERKPNNASGVVGDETEDLFELLSTVKAHHPDIKGVSVGAILSNYQRVRVEHVCRRLGLTTLCYLWQRDQAHLLSEMIDAGVEAILIKVAGIGLTKNHLGKTLSQMRTTLSKLNTLYGSHICGEGGEYETLTLDCPLFKYRINLTDTETVIHSDNDFATVAFLRVKGAELESKSDGINQVAIIPTLLEDQYESIKQAVNDSLNKIESNKRTSWGGSFTHHVNFPTSLGWRKGPWIVVSNVQADIPDDGILTIEEEVTQCFTTLAEHLSSYGADLSQCTMINVMISSMDLFLPVNAVYSTFFGVSPPARACVCVDLPKTVRVRLECIAYAEISPRDRQALHVQGLSYWAPANIGPYSQAITTGERVFISGQIGLIPSELALPIPRSLSTEMALASQHVERIATALKENSGGGWEGFTLSAIYWITEPNHLIHVKQGHLAHKSRQYPTLFVVVKDLPKHALVEKQVILHTGRCHVVDNYDGELMLQSCIPLYDCRILNYDSGRSILWQTLTFKEDHSACAVIFIKGEFEQSYATELREMVSSLTQTLEQALSIRYSNDTYSVFLQ; the protein is encoded by the exons ATGAAATACGTCGCCTTGCTTAGTGGTGGCAAGGATAGCTGCTATAACCTCGTCCATTGCTCACAGAACGGCCACGATCTTATAGCTGCCGCTTCATTGGGGCCAGAACCTGGCAAAG AGGAACTCGATTCATATCTTTACCAAACTGTCGGTCAAGACGCAATTGAATTTGTTGCTCGTGCACTAGATGTACCATTGTATCGCAGAATAATTACTGGACACGCTATCGAGCAAGGATCAGAGTATGGTGAAAGGAAACCGAATAACGCAAGCGGCGTAGTTGGTGACGAGACTGAGGATTTGTTCGAACTCTTATCTACTGTCAAG GCACATCACCCAGACATCAAAGGTGTTTCTGTTGGCGCTATTCTTTCAAATTATCAGAGAGTCCGTGTCGAACATGT TTGTCGTCGCCTGGGTTTGACCACGTTATGTTACTTGTGGCAACGAGATCAAGCACATTTACTTTCTGAGATGATCGACGCTGGCGTGGAAGCGATTTTAATCAAAGTAGCAGGGATTGGGTTGACAAAAAATCATCTTGGAAAAACCCTTTCTCAAATGCGAACCACACTTTCCAAACTG AATACACTGTACGGCTCTCATATTTGCGGCGAAGGCGGGGAATACGAAACTTTGACTTTGGACTGTCCCCTATTCAAGTATCGCATTAATCT CACGGACACAGAAACTGTGATCCATTCAGACAACGACTTTGCCACAGTTGCATTTCTTCGAGTCAAGGGTGCCGAACTAGAATCCAAGTCTGATGGAATTAACCAGGTCGCCATTATCCCAACTCTGTTAGAGGATCAATACGAATCGATCAAACAAGCTGTGAACGATTCCCTGAACAAAATCGAATCCAATAAACGCACCTCATGGGGTGGTTCTTTTACTCACCATGTCAACTTTCCCACCTCCCTTGGTTGGCGTAAAGGACCATGGATTGttgtttcaaacgtacaGGCTGATATTCCGGACGATGGCATCTTGacaattgaagaagaagttaCCCAGTGTTTTACCACCCTTGCTG AGCATCTGTCTTCATATGGAGCAGATTTATCGCAGTGTACAATGATCAATGTTATGATTTCGTCTATGGATTTATTCCTTCCGGTAAATGCTGTATATTCCACATTCTTTGGCGTCAGTCCGCCTGCTCGCGCATGTGTATGTGTTGATCTTCCAAAAACTGTTCGCGTGAGGCTAGAATGCATTGCATACGCTGAAATATCCCCACGTGATCGACAAGCGCTCCATGTTCAAGGCTTGAGTTACTGGGCACCAGCAAACATAGGCCCATATTCCCAAGCTATCACAACAGGCGAGCGTGTATTCATATCAGGACAGATTGGCCTTATTCCAAGCGAATTGGCATTACCAATACCTCGCTCCTTGTCAACGGAAATGGCATTGGCGTCCCAGCATGTCGAGCGTATAGCAACTGCTTTGAAAGAAAATTCTGGCGGCGGTTGGGAGGGGTTTACGCTCTCCGctatctactggataacAGAGCCAAATCACCTTATCCATGTTAAACAAGGCCACCTTGCACATAAA TCACGCCAATATCCAACGCTATTCGTAGTCGTCAAGGATCTGCCTAAGCATGCGCTAGTAGAAAAGCAAGTGATCCTACACACCGGAAGGTGTCACGTAGTGGATAATTATGACGGAGAACTAATGCTCCAAAGTTGCATTCCATTATATGACTGTC GGATATTAAACTACGACAGCGGTCGCTCTATTCTCTGGCAAACATTGACCTTCAAAGAAGACCATTCAGCCTGCGCCGTTATTTTCATCAAGGGCGAATTTGAACAAAGTTATGCAACTGAATTGCGTGAAATGGTCTCCAGTCTCACCCAGACTTTGGAGCAAGCTCTCTCTATAAG ATATTCTAATGACACATATTCTGTATTTCTTCAGTGA
- a CDS encoding Phenylalanine--tRNA ligase beta subunit: MPTVSVDKADLWARLGREYTTEEFDKLCFDYGLELDEDTTAEVEEAIKKGLPAERPQLKIEIPANRYDLLCIEGIARALRVFLQLSEAPKYKLAYPPSGEAGLLTVTIDKETEKIRPLFACAVLRNIKFTPSSYASFIDLQDKLHQNICRRRQLVAIGTHDLDTLTPPFRYEARPPKDIKFAPLGKDKKYTAEELMTLYDSEKHLAKYLHIIRDSPVYPIIYDTKDQVLSMPPIINSDHSKITLDTRNVFIDVTATDQTKLDIVVNIVATMFAEYCAEPFTIEPVKVVLPNGQTRICPDLSGREMTARASYVNSCTGLSLSSQEVSTLLTRMALTTSVSPSNPDEIQVHIPPTRPDVLHECDIMEDAAIAYGFNNLPDKFPATSTVAQPLAISKLSDVIRTEWAMAGWIEVLPLILCSHEENFEWLNHEDDGNTAVKIANPKSLEFQVVRTTLVPGLLKTIRENRSHALPIKIFETSEVVFKDTTRERQARNERHAAAVLCNKSAGFEIVHGMLDRAMKMLEIPRISSTDYKAETGYYIKETSDPMYFPGRAANVFYRPAPAKNGKIASVKKGIEDALHISHDLNIGSLGILHPTVLEKFEIGFPCSALEFTLEPFKKKMSKVWTNED; this comes from the exons ATGCCGACAGTCAGCGTAGACAAAGCAGATCTTTGGGCGCGCCTGGGAAGAGAGTACA CGACTGAAGAGTTCGATAAGTTGTGCTTCGATTATGGACTAGAGCTTGACGAAGAT ACTACTGcagaggtggaggaggcgaTTAAAAAAGGCTTGCCTGCTGAGCGACCA CAATTGAAAATCGAGATCCCTGCCAATAG ATACGATCTTCTTTGTATAGAAGGCATCGCTCGTGCTCTGCGTGTTTTTCTACAACTATCGGAAGCACCGAAATACAAACTTGCATACCCTCCATCTGGCGAGGCAGGCCTCTTGACGGTTACTATAGATAAAGAG ACAGAAAAAATCAGACCTCTCTTCGCCTGTGCCGTCCTACGAAACATCAAATTTACTCCAAGCTCCTACGCATCCTTCATAGATCTACAGGACAAACTGCATCAAAATATCTGCAGACGGCGCCAACTTGTTGCCATTGGAACTCACGATTTGGATACTCTGACACCTCCTTTCCGTTACGAAGCGAGGCCTCCCAAAGACATTAAATTTGCCCCTCTGGGAAAAGACAAGAAGTATACCGCGGAAGAGCTGATGACTCTGTATGAT TCGGAAAAGCATTTGGCTAAATACCTACACATTATCCGTGACTCTCCTGTCTATCCCATTATCTACGATACCAAAGATCAGGTCCTTTCCATGCCTCCTATCATTAATTCTGATCACAGCAAAATCACCTTGGACACCCGGAATGTCTTCATCGACGTCACCGCAACTGACCAGACTAAACTGGATATTGTAGTCAACATCGTCGCGACAATGTTTGCAGAGTATTGTGCGGAACCCTTCAC GATCGAACCTGTCAAGGTAGTGTTGCCAAACGGACAAACTCGCATCTGTCCAGATCTCTCGGGACGCGAAATGACCGCGCGCGCCTCATATGTTAATTCATGCACAGGTCTCTCGCTTTCATCTCAAGAGGTTTCAACACTTCTCACTCGCATGGCCTTGACCACCTCCGTCTCTCCATCCAATCCTGACGAAATTCAGGTGCACATTCCTCCAACACGGCCTGACGTTCTGCACGAGTGTGATATCATGGAGGATGCAGCTATTGCATACGGGTTCAATAACCTTCCCGATAAATTCCCTGCGACCAGTACAGTCGCACAGCCGTTGGCTATCAGCAAACTGAGCGACGTTATCCGTACTGAATGGGCAATGGCTGGTTGGATTGAAGTTCTCCCTCTCATTTTG TGCTCACACGAGGAGAACTTTGAGTGGCTGAACCATGAAGACGACGGGAATACGGCCGTGAAGATCGCCAATCCCAAAAGTCTCGAATTCCAAGTCGTCCGGACGACGCTTGTTCCAGGTCTGCTTAAGACGATTCGCGAGAATCGTTCGCATGCTCTGCCGATCAAGATCTTCGAGACATCTGAAGTCGTCTTCAAAGACACCACGCGGGAACGCCAGGCGCGCAATGAGCGCCATGCCGCCGCTGTTCTCTGTAATAAGTCTGCTGGATTCGAGATTGTGCACGGGATGTTGGATCGTGCAATGAAGATGCTTGAAATTCCTAGGATATCGAGCACCGATTACAAGGCGGAGACTGGTTATTATATCAAAGAAACCAGCG ATCCTATGTATTTCCCAGGACGTGCTGCTAACGTTTTCTACCGACCAGCTCCTGCAAAGAATGGCAAGATTGCGTCCGTCAAAAAGGGTATCGAAGATGCTTTGCACATCAGCCACGACCTGAacattggaagccttggcaTACTCCACCCTACCGTATTGGAAAAATTCGAAATTGGATTCCCTTGCTCAGCATTGGAATTCACTCTTGAACCTTTCAAGAAGAAGATGTCAAAAGTGTGGACCAATGAGGATTGA